The Granulicella sibirica genome has a segment encoding these proteins:
- the lpxB gene encoding lipid-A-disaccharide synthase, protein MGITSNPHIFLSAGEASGDHYGAQIISELTRRHPGATFFGLGGSEMEAAGQRRVIRAEDVAVMGITEILRHIPHIYASYRKLVAAIKAERPAAAILIDFPDVNFRLAKHCKRLGIPVLWFVSPQLWAWKRRRLRWVQQRVDRMLVIFPFEAQFYRARNVDAEFVGHPLASLPLPTSPRSEYASRYDLDPTMPWIALLPGSRWKEIRLNLPEMLDTAVRLPDGAEYLLPVATTIDREQLQHMVTDQLESRHKEVRPSLSLPTIRLVPDAREALHHARASLVASGTATVQALLIGNPFVVVYRVSPTTFALAKLLVAYPREIPAPKDDHGNLPIAMVNLIAGRRIVPEFINQHFNSANVAPALTLLLADSPRRAAMLADLAQARATLLPPANSTPIERVADAVDQLLNRPSK, encoded by the coding sequence ATCGGCATAACGTCCAATCCGCATATCTTCCTCTCCGCAGGCGAAGCCTCCGGAGACCACTACGGCGCGCAGATCATCAGCGAACTCACCCGCCGCCACCCAGGCGCCACCTTCTTCGGCCTCGGCGGCTCCGAGATGGAAGCCGCCGGCCAGCGCCGCGTCATCCGCGCCGAAGACGTCGCCGTGATGGGCATCACCGAGATCCTCCGCCACATCCCTCACATCTACGCCAGCTACCGCAAGCTCGTCGCCGCCATCAAAGCCGAGCGTCCCGCCGCCGCCATCCTCATCGACTTCCCCGACGTCAACTTCCGCCTCGCCAAACACTGCAAGCGCCTCGGAATCCCGGTCCTCTGGTTCGTCAGCCCCCAGCTCTGGGCCTGGAAGCGTCGACGCCTTCGCTGGGTCCAGCAGCGCGTCGACCGCATGCTCGTCATCTTCCCCTTCGAAGCCCAGTTCTACCGCGCCCGAAACGTAGACGCCGAGTTCGTAGGTCACCCCCTCGCCTCACTCCCGCTTCCCACATCCCCCCGCAGCGAATACGCCTCCCGATACGACCTCGATCCCACGATGCCCTGGATCGCGCTCCTCCCCGGCAGCCGCTGGAAGGAGATCAGGCTGAACCTGCCTGAAATGCTGGACACGGCAGTTCGTCTCCCTGATGGGGCTGAATACCTCTTACCCGTGGCAACCACGATCGATCGCGAACAACTGCAGCACATGGTCACCGATCAACTCGAATCGCGGCATAAGGAAGTCAGGCCTTCCCTATCTCTTCCGACGATCCGCCTCGTCCCCGACGCTCGGGAGGCCCTCCACCACGCCCGCGCCTCCCTAGTGGCCTCAGGCACCGCCACCGTCCAGGCCTTGCTTATAGGAAATCCCTTTGTCGTTGTCTACCGCGTCTCCCCAACTACCTTCGCCCTCGCGAAACTTCTCGTCGCCTATCCCCGCGAGATCCCCGCTCCAAAGGACGATCACGGCAATCTCCCCATCGCTATGGTCAATCTCATCGCCGGCCGGCGCATCGTCCCTGAATTTATCAACCAGCACTTCAACTCAGCCAACGTAGCCCCGGCTCTGACTCTTCTCCTCGCCGACTCTCCGAGGCGCGCTGCCATGCTGGCTGACCTCGCCCAGGCCCGCGCCACGCTCTTACCTCCCGCCAACTCCACCCCCATCGAACGTGTAGCCGACGCTGTCGACCAACTCCTCAACCGCCCATCAAAATAA
- a CDS encoding response regulator, giving the protein MELKPKVLVVDDEESLRSSIGKILEMHGFEVRLASNVPEGLAFIRAESFNVLISDLKMPGPGDGLTVIEAMRASNPKAITLLMSAFTDPGQATVRLRADEILRKPVAMREVVGLIRQKLASAGEPQPGSAAE; this is encoded by the coding sequence ATGGAACTGAAGCCGAAGGTTTTAGTTGTGGACGATGAGGAGAGCCTGCGCAGCTCAATCGGGAAGATCCTAGAGATGCATGGGTTTGAGGTGCGACTTGCGTCGAACGTGCCTGAGGGTTTGGCTTTCATTCGCGCGGAGTCTTTCAACGTGCTGATTAGTGATTTGAAAATGCCTGGGCCGGGCGATGGATTGACCGTTATCGAGGCGATGCGCGCAAGCAATCCGAAGGCGATCACCCTGCTAATGAGCGCCTTTACGGATCCGGGACAGGCTACGGTACGGCTGCGGGCCGATGAGATTCTTCGGAAGCCGGTGGCGATGCGAGAGGTTGTGGGGCTGATCCGGCAGAAGCTTGCGTCGGCGGGAGAGCCACAGCCGGGAAGTGCCGCGGAGTAA
- a CDS encoding ATP-binding protein yields MSHTASSTVADRALLVAGTSRMAEAIRAHAWVGTSLGAIGSWSDTLLTQVNLVLCCPFPASLSWGDELLLFCNDAAIEVLGERSGSALGCSYRDVFREAWKVQGTEIEDCFASGHASKHDNVLMALGQGPNWDDRYWEYLLMPVHEDGQVVGVLSIFQDTTGAVLSKLRLVRERADLLALFEQAPVTISVMEGPEHVYQRVNQTHRMMIGTRDVLGKRVIDAIPEAEEQGYLQILNEVYRTGKAHREGGRRLRLQRAPGHDPEVLYVDFVYQPLRDVDGRVCGIISLGIDVSERQRAEEALIQAEKLAAVGRLASSIAHEINNPLAAAVNYLYLAEMSEDLGEIRQYLSVVERELKRVSAISGQTLLSQKQAMSLSSIDVQELVESILPLYLGPIRNAKVTVETRYRAERPLVCAEGEIRQVLGNLLSNAIDAMHEAGGRLVVRGAEVTDWTTGDKVHRMTVADTGGGILPELMKDIFKPFFTTKGFAGNGLGLWICEEITARHHGRIRVRSNPKGSVFTVSLPRIPDQKRV; encoded by the coding sequence GTGTCCCACACTGCCTCATCGACGGTGGCTGATCGCGCCCTCTTGGTTGCGGGTACGAGCAGGATGGCGGAGGCGATCCGTGCGCATGCGTGGGTGGGGACGTCGCTGGGTGCGATTGGGTCCTGGTCCGACACGCTGCTTACCCAGGTGAATCTGGTTCTGTGTTGTCCTTTCCCGGCTAGTCTTTCCTGGGGAGATGAACTCTTGCTTTTTTGTAACGACGCCGCGATCGAAGTGTTGGGCGAACGAAGCGGGTCGGCGCTGGGGTGCTCGTACCGCGATGTGTTCAGGGAAGCCTGGAAAGTACAGGGGACAGAGATAGAGGACTGCTTCGCATCGGGACATGCTTCGAAGCACGACAACGTGCTGATGGCGCTGGGACAAGGTCCAAACTGGGACGACCGCTATTGGGAGTACCTGCTGATGCCGGTCCATGAGGACGGACAGGTTGTGGGGGTGCTAAGCATCTTTCAAGATACGACGGGGGCGGTCCTGTCGAAGCTTAGGCTGGTCCGGGAACGCGCGGATCTTCTGGCGCTGTTCGAGCAGGCACCGGTGACGATTTCGGTCATGGAGGGGCCGGAGCATGTGTACCAGAGAGTCAATCAGACGCACAGGATGATGATCGGAACGCGGGATGTGTTGGGGAAGCGAGTCATCGACGCGATTCCCGAGGCGGAGGAGCAGGGGTATCTGCAGATTCTGAACGAGGTCTACCGGACTGGCAAAGCACACCGGGAGGGTGGCAGGCGGCTGAGACTGCAACGCGCGCCGGGCCACGATCCTGAGGTTCTGTATGTGGACTTTGTGTACCAGCCGCTGCGGGATGTGGACGGGCGAGTGTGCGGGATTATCTCCCTCGGAATCGATGTGTCGGAGCGGCAGAGGGCGGAAGAGGCATTGATCCAAGCAGAGAAGCTGGCGGCAGTGGGACGGCTGGCGAGTTCGATCGCGCATGAGATCAACAATCCGCTGGCAGCCGCAGTGAACTATCTGTACCTGGCGGAGATGAGCGAGGATCTGGGGGAGATTCGGCAGTACCTGTCGGTGGTGGAGCGAGAACTGAAGAGGGTCTCGGCGATCAGCGGTCAGACGCTGCTTTCGCAGAAGCAGGCGATGTCGCTCAGTTCGATTGATGTGCAAGAGCTGGTGGAGAGCATCCTCCCGCTGTACTTGGGGCCGATTCGAAATGCCAAGGTGACGGTGGAGACGAGGTATCGAGCGGAGCGTCCGCTGGTGTGCGCGGAGGGAGAGATCCGGCAGGTCCTTGGGAATCTTCTTTCGAACGCGATTGACGCGATGCACGAGGCGGGTGGACGGCTGGTTGTTCGAGGCGCGGAGGTTACAGACTGGACGACTGGGGATAAGGTACACCGGATGACCGTCGCGGATACGGGTGGCGGGATTCTTCCGGAGTTGATGAAGGATATCTTCAAGCCCTTCTTTACGACGAAGGGGTTTGCGGGGAATGGGCTTGGGCTTTGGATATGCGAAGAGATTACGGCCCGGCACCACGGGCGGATCAGGGTTCGAAGCAACCCCAAGGGAAGCGTGTTTACGGTTTCTCTGCCGCGAATTCCGGATCAGAAGCGGGTCTGA
- a CDS encoding YdeI/OmpD-associated family protein has protein sequence MEDAGKRFRGVLERGDQGLGWIIVRVPFVPGEVWPEMVRLRVRGEVNGVAFRTSFFPLAGSGFFLLVNKALQRGAGIGVGNAAEFALWPDLEERAAELPDELAELLDEEAGLREWYDRLTEYTRREIGKWLLGVKGDEARSRRAMQMAERLMATMEAERELPPLIAMALRRRPKAKAGWEKMTETQRRGELMAVFYYQTPEAREKRLGKMLDLAETKAGDK, from the coding sequence ATGGAGGACGCGGGGAAGAGGTTTCGGGGGGTGCTTGAGCGGGGAGACCAGGGGCTTGGGTGGATTATCGTTCGGGTGCCATTCGTGCCGGGTGAGGTTTGGCCGGAGATGGTTCGGCTGCGCGTGAGGGGCGAAGTGAATGGGGTCGCATTTCGGACTTCGTTCTTTCCGCTCGCGGGAAGCGGTTTCTTTCTTTTGGTGAATAAGGCACTGCAGCGTGGAGCGGGGATTGGGGTCGGGAATGCCGCGGAGTTTGCGCTTTGGCCGGATTTGGAGGAGCGGGCAGCGGAACTGCCAGATGAGTTGGCAGAGCTGCTGGATGAGGAGGCGGGGTTGCGGGAGTGGTATGACAGGCTGACCGAGTACACGCGGCGTGAGATCGGGAAGTGGCTTCTCGGGGTAAAGGGTGATGAGGCTCGGTCGCGCCGCGCGATGCAGATGGCGGAGAGGCTGATGGCTACGATGGAGGCGGAGCGGGAGCTGCCGCCGCTGATCGCTATGGCTCTGCGAAGACGTCCGAAGGCGAAGGCCGGGTGGGAGAAGATGACCGAAACACAAAGGCGGGGAGAGTTGATGGCGGTGTTTTACTATCAGACTCCAGAAGCTCGGGAGAAGAGGCTGGGGAAGATGCTGGATCTGGCGGAGACGAAGGCGGGCGATAAATAA
- a CDS encoding ABC transporter ATP-binding protein → MDLQDTQNDAARDSECTQPAALAPDGPSAEAVESGPEGIGAAKTAEEKSAEEDPKRSAPPDDDVVGKAYDSRLMRRLVTYLGPYKLQTSLSAAAIIIKAGSDVLGPYFVKVAVDTYMADTPPAKLSWLARHLPPTPFGGITALSLLYLASLLLTYALEFLQTYLMQWTGQKIMFDLRSQIFRHIQRMSPAFFDKNPVGKLVTRVTSDVDALNEMFTSGVLAIFEDVFVLAFIVIIMLRMSWPLALLTLSVIPAILWVTKIFRKHVRDSYRRIRHAIAAINTYMQEHVSGMAIVQLFNREEYAYDDFKAINRLHMDAFKDAILAYALYYPAVELLSAIAIALVIWRGGASVLHGTVTLGVLIAFMQYAQRFFRPIMDLSEKYNILQAAMAASERVFKLLDTEPGILSPANPIQGAKTGPTHGRIEFRNVWFTYQDAPHAAPGDASIEWILRGVSFIIEPDETAAIVGHTGAGKTTITGLMMRFYDIQHGQILVDGVDVRDQELQSLRKRFGVVLQDPFLFTGTIADNIRLGSKWITDERLARAVDEVNIGDFIRALPKQFQEPVIERGATLSTGQKQLISFARALAHDPGILILDEATSSVDTETEQRVRLALSRMIAGRTSVLIAHRLSTIQRADSILVMHKGQLRERGTHQELLAHRGLYYKLYELQYRDQEISAPTLASA, encoded by the coding sequence ATGGATCTTCAAGACACCCAGAACGACGCCGCCAGGGATTCCGAGTGTACCCAGCCCGCCGCGCTTGCACCCGACGGCCCATCGGCCGAAGCCGTCGAGTCAGGCCCTGAAGGCATCGGAGCGGCCAAAACGGCCGAAGAAAAGTCGGCTGAAGAAGACCCAAAGAGATCCGCACCGCCCGACGACGACGTCGTGGGCAAGGCCTATGACAGCCGCCTCATGCGCCGCCTCGTCACCTACCTTGGGCCCTACAAGCTCCAAACCTCACTCTCAGCCGCCGCCATCATCATCAAGGCCGGCAGCGACGTCCTCGGCCCCTACTTCGTCAAGGTCGCCGTCGACACCTACATGGCCGACACGCCACCAGCCAAGCTCTCCTGGCTCGCCCGCCATCTTCCCCCAACCCCCTTCGGCGGCATCACCGCCCTCAGCCTCCTCTACCTCGCCTCGCTCCTCCTGACCTACGCCCTCGAGTTCCTCCAGACCTACCTCATGCAGTGGACCGGCCAGAAGATCATGTTCGATCTCCGCAGCCAGATCTTCCGCCATATCCAGCGCATGTCTCCCGCCTTCTTCGACAAGAACCCCGTAGGGAAGCTCGTAACCCGCGTCACGTCCGACGTCGACGCCCTCAACGAGATGTTCACCTCAGGCGTCCTCGCCATCTTCGAGGACGTCTTCGTCCTCGCCTTCATCGTCATCATCATGCTCCGCATGAGCTGGCCGCTCGCGCTCCTGACTCTTTCCGTCATCCCGGCCATCCTCTGGGTCACCAAGATCTTCCGCAAGCATGTCCGCGATAGCTACCGCCGCATTCGCCACGCCATCGCCGCTATTAACACCTACATGCAAGAACACGTCAGCGGCATGGCCATCGTCCAGCTCTTCAACCGCGAAGAGTACGCCTACGACGACTTCAAAGCCATTAACCGCCTCCACATGGACGCCTTCAAAGACGCGATCCTCGCCTACGCCTTGTATTATCCAGCCGTCGAACTCCTCAGCGCGATCGCCATCGCCCTGGTCATCTGGCGCGGCGGAGCCAGCGTCCTCCACGGCACCGTCACTCTTGGCGTCCTCATCGCCTTCATGCAATACGCCCAGCGCTTCTTCCGCCCCATCATGGACCTGAGCGAGAAGTACAACATCCTGCAGGCCGCCATGGCCGCCAGCGAACGCGTCTTCAAACTCCTCGACACCGAGCCCGGCATCCTCTCCCCCGCTAACCCGATCCAGGGCGCGAAGACCGGGCCAACCCACGGCCGCATCGAGTTCCGCAACGTCTGGTTCACCTACCAGGACGCTCCGCACGCCGCCCCCGGCGACGCCAGCATCGAATGGATCCTTCGCGGCGTCTCCTTCATCATCGAACCCGACGAAACCGCCGCTATCGTCGGCCATACCGGAGCCGGCAAGACAACCATCACCGGCCTCATGATGCGCTTCTACGACATCCAGCACGGCCAGATCCTCGTCGACGGAGTAGACGTCCGCGACCAGGAACTCCAGTCGCTCCGCAAGCGCTTCGGTGTGGTCCTTCAGGACCCGTTCCTCTTTACCGGAACGATAGCCGACAACATCCGGCTCGGCTCGAAGTGGATCACAGACGAACGCCTCGCGCGCGCCGTCGACGAGGTCAATATAGGCGACTTCATCCGTGCCCTGCCGAAGCAGTTTCAGGAACCCGTTATCGAACGCGGAGCCACCCTCTCCACCGGCCAGAAGCAACTCATCAGCTTTGCCCGAGCTCTTGCCCACGACCCAGGCATCCTCATCCTTGACGAAGCCACCAGTTCCGTGGACACCGAAACAGAGCAGCGCGTCCGCCTCGCCCTCTCCCGCATGATCGCCGGTCGCACCAGCGTCCTGATCGCCCACCGCCTCTCAACGATTCAGCGAGCCGACTCGATCCTCGTCATGCACAAAGGCCAGCTCCGCGAACGCGGCACCCATCAGGAACTGCTAGCTCATCGAGGCCTCTACTACAAGCTCTACGAACTCCAGTACCGCGACCAGGAGATCTCCGCCCCAACCCTCGCCTCAGCCTAG
- a CDS encoding DUF1223 domain-containing protein → MPLRIYATALLLSSVLAAGQSSRTPVLVELFTSEGCSSCPPADALLARLERDQPIASANVIVLSEHVDYWDQLGWRDRFSSHATTERQSRYSNRFDLPDIYTPQMVVDGQSQFNGSDPHAASRAIAQAAAHPRAVALRLEPLTLTGKMLSATLHVSSPATADADLYAAIVDPEDITQVRNGENGGKTLRHVGVVRSLTRIGTLRDLNGGPVAFALGTTGFGRPIRLVVFAQSPNQGVILGVVASNLLTSDQKSLALVRSHPGNIGGSRN, encoded by the coding sequence ATGCCCCTCCGTATCTACGCCACCGCCCTTCTTCTCTCGTCCGTTCTCGCCGCCGGCCAATCTTCCCGCACGCCCGTTCTCGTCGAGCTCTTCACATCCGAAGGCTGCTCGAGCTGCCCGCCGGCCGACGCCCTCCTCGCTCGTCTCGAACGCGACCAACCTATTGCCTCCGCCAACGTCATCGTTCTCAGCGAGCACGTCGACTATTGGGACCAGCTCGGCTGGCGAGACCGCTTCTCCTCCCACGCCACCACCGAGCGTCAGAGCCGCTACAGCAATCGCTTCGATCTCCCCGACATCTACACACCGCAGATGGTCGTTGACGGTCAGTCCCAGTTCAATGGCAGCGACCCCCACGCCGCCTCACGGGCCATCGCCCAGGCCGCCGCCCACCCCCGAGCTGTTGCCCTCCGGCTCGAGCCTCTGACCCTCACTGGCAAAATGCTCTCCGCCACCCTTCACGTCTCATCTCCTGCCACCGCAGACGCTGACCTTTACGCTGCGATCGTCGACCCCGAGGACATCACCCAGGTCCGCAATGGGGAGAACGGCGGCAAGACCCTCCGGCACGTCGGAGTCGTCCGCTCCCTCACCCGCATCGGCACCTTGAGAGACCTCAACGGCGGACCAGTTGCCTTCGCCCTCGGCACCACCGGCTTCGGACGGCCCATCCGTCTCGTCGTCTTTGCCCAGAGTCCAAATCAAGGCGTCATCCTAGGGGTCGTCGCCTCGAACCTGCTCACATCGGACCAGAAGAGCCTTGCTCTCGTTCGATCCCATCCCGGAAACATCGGAGGTTCACGAAACTAA
- the hemW gene encoding radical SAM family heme chaperone HemW — protein MTFSVQRRDDAVGIYLSVPFCKAKCSFCNFASGVFPESRIEGYIQRLCAELRGARAAVDRLGGRLPERVDTIYFGGGTPSLLQANHFAQVFRVLHEEFSVDADAEVTLEAAPGQMDHVALEAAMRLGVNRVSFGVQSFVDAESAAVGRLHTGAKCREEIARMERMGVERLSLDLIAGLPHQTGDSWDFSVREAVETGVGHVSVYLLEVDEDSRLGREAIEGGVKYGAGALPSEDVAAEWYLAACEKLGAAGLAQYEISNFARVGQASRHNLKYWHRQPYLGVGLDAHSMLVCDGDGGDVAVRWANTDDMDGYMASGVPARGVQGLTVLGAGSPEVDRIGVDEAFEESFFLGLRLNEGVDLGWLRNEFGGVRMDQALGSLRDVEEAGLVERRDSRVRLTASGRLASNEVFSRLLVA, from the coding sequence GTGACTTTCTCCGTGCAAAGAAGAGATGATGCGGTTGGGATCTACCTCTCCGTGCCTTTCTGCAAGGCGAAGTGCAGCTTTTGCAACTTTGCGTCCGGCGTGTTCCCGGAGAGCCGGATAGAGGGTTACATCCAGAGGCTTTGCGCGGAGTTGCGGGGCGCGCGTGCCGCAGTGGATCGGCTTGGCGGGCGGCTGCCGGAGCGAGTGGATACGATTTACTTTGGCGGTGGAACTCCCAGTCTTTTGCAAGCGAACCACTTCGCCCAGGTGTTTCGGGTTTTGCATGAAGAGTTTTCGGTGGACGCGGACGCAGAAGTGACGCTCGAGGCCGCGCCTGGGCAGATGGATCACGTTGCACTCGAGGCAGCTATGCGGCTCGGGGTGAACCGGGTCAGCTTCGGGGTGCAGTCGTTTGTGGATGCGGAGTCGGCTGCGGTCGGTCGGCTGCATACGGGGGCGAAGTGCCGGGAAGAGATTGCCCGGATGGAGCGGATGGGGGTGGAGCGGCTGAGTCTCGATCTGATTGCGGGTCTTCCGCACCAGACGGGTGACAGTTGGGACTTTTCCGTGCGGGAGGCAGTCGAGACCGGTGTGGGGCATGTGAGTGTTTACCTGCTTGAAGTGGATGAGGACTCGCGGCTCGGGCGGGAGGCGATTGAGGGTGGAGTGAAGTACGGAGCGGGGGCGCTACCCTCGGAGGACGTGGCGGCGGAGTGGTATCTGGCTGCCTGCGAGAAGTTGGGAGCTGCGGGGCTGGCGCAGTATGAGATTTCGAACTTTGCACGGGTGGGGCAGGCTTCGCGCCACAATTTGAAGTACTGGCATCGGCAGCCTTATCTCGGGGTTGGGCTGGATGCGCACTCGATGCTGGTTTGTGACGGCGATGGTGGTGACGTGGCGGTTCGTTGGGCGAATACGGATGACATGGATGGATATATGGCTTCAGGGGTTCCGGCGCGCGGGGTGCAAGGGCTGACGGTGCTCGGGGCCGGAAGTCCTGAGGTGGATCGGATCGGGGTGGATGAGGCGTTTGAGGAGTCGTTTTTCCTAGGACTGCGGCTGAATGAGGGGGTGGACCTGGGCTGGCTGCGGAACGAGTTTGGTGGGGTGAGGATGGATCAGGCGCTTGGCAGTTTGCGGGACGTCGAGGAGGCCGGGTTGGTGGAGCGGCGGGACTCGAGGGTTCGGCTTACGGCAAGTGGGCGGCTTGCCTCCAATGAAGTATTCAGCAGGCTACTGGTCGCCTAG
- a CDS encoding threonine aldolase family protein, translated as MYGLGTAVETKQVEGQIRQPVDLRSDTVTKPTDAMREAMASAEVGDDVYGEDPTVNRLEARAAEVFGREAALFVPTGSMGNQIAIRLHTQHGQEVICEARSHVLDWEMAMMAAFSGCQARAVAAERGILTWEHIKPAIGAKIYYRAQTGLICLENSHNMAGGTVTPVEVMREIWDGAKDARLPVHLDGARVFNAATALGVSVAELTEGFDTVMFCLSKGLGAPVGSMLVGSGEAIEQARMHRKALGGGMRQAGVLAAAGLIALEEMPAVLTADHANARMLAGTVARFKSAEIDLGAVQTNIVIFTLVGNGDAAAFVGRLKARGVLASATGPHAVRFVTHHDVTLRDCERAAGVVAEELEGLG; from the coding sequence ATGTACGGATTGGGAACAGCGGTGGAGACGAAGCAGGTTGAGGGTCAGATCAGGCAGCCGGTGGATCTACGTAGTGACACGGTCACGAAGCCAACGGACGCGATGCGGGAGGCGATGGCTTCCGCTGAGGTGGGGGACGACGTGTACGGGGAAGACCCAACCGTCAACCGGCTGGAAGCGCGGGCGGCGGAGGTGTTCGGGCGCGAGGCGGCGCTTTTTGTGCCGACGGGGTCGATGGGGAACCAGATCGCGATTCGCCTGCATACGCAGCATGGGCAGGAGGTGATCTGCGAGGCCCGATCGCACGTGCTCGATTGGGAGATGGCGATGATGGCGGCTTTCTCCGGATGCCAGGCGCGGGCGGTGGCGGCGGAGCGAGGGATTCTGACGTGGGAGCATATCAAGCCGGCCATTGGGGCGAAGATCTACTATCGGGCGCAGACAGGGCTGATCTGTCTTGAGAACTCGCACAATATGGCGGGCGGGACGGTGACGCCGGTGGAGGTAATGCGGGAGATATGGGATGGGGCGAAGGATGCTAGGCTGCCGGTACACCTGGATGGGGCGCGGGTTTTTAACGCGGCGACAGCACTTGGGGTCTCAGTGGCGGAGTTGACGGAGGGGTTCGATACCGTAATGTTCTGCCTGTCGAAGGGGCTGGGAGCTCCGGTGGGGTCGATGCTGGTGGGCTCGGGTGAGGCGATCGAGCAGGCGAGGATGCATCGGAAGGCGCTGGGCGGTGGCATGCGGCAGGCCGGGGTGCTGGCTGCGGCAGGGCTAATCGCGCTGGAAGAGATGCCGGCGGTGCTGACGGCGGATCACGCCAATGCACGGATGCTGGCGGGGACGGTCGCACGGTTCAAGTCGGCGGAGATCGATCTTGGTGCAGTCCAGACGAATATTGTGATCTTTACGCTTGTCGGGAATGGAGATGCCGCGGCTTTTGTGGGAAGGCTGAAGGCGCGGGGGGTGCTGGCGAGTGCGACTGGGCCGCACGCGGTGCGGTTTGTGACGCACCATGATGTGACGCTGCGGGATTGTGAGCGGGCGGCTGGGGTGGTGGCGGAGGAGTTGGAGGGGTTGGGGTAG
- the bshA gene encoding N-acetyl-alpha-D-glucosaminyl L-malate synthase BshA, with translation MPAATPRRIGITCYPTYGGSGVVATELGIELAARGHEVHFITSSQPFRLTGREQNIHFHEVAVFHYPLFEHPPYDLALATRMAEVAEFYSLDLLHVHYAIPHSVSAYLARQMLAARGVHLPFVTTLHGTDITLVGLDPSYLPITKFGIEESDGVTSISAHLRDRTYEAFGIHQHIEVIRNFVNCDVYVRDPEKVAHMRPRYAAENERLLVHLSNFRPVKRVADVVEVFARVAKEIPSRLMLIGDGPDRSIAEHLARKYGVQDRTHFLGKQDNVNELLPLADLMLMPSEMESFGLAALEAMACRVPAIATRVGGVPELIEDGVNGLLFSVGDVESMAAAAIALFQNPSRLGQMAEAARRTAQKHFCASSIVTLYEQFYEKIIAESRH, from the coding sequence ATGCCCGCCGCAACACCCCGCCGCATCGGCATCACCTGCTACCCCACGTACGGCGGCTCCGGAGTTGTCGCCACCGAACTCGGCATCGAGCTTGCCGCCCGTGGACACGAGGTCCACTTCATCACTTCCTCCCAGCCCTTTCGTCTAACCGGCCGCGAGCAGAACATCCACTTTCACGAAGTCGCCGTCTTCCATTACCCCCTCTTCGAGCACCCACCTTACGACCTGGCTCTCGCCACCCGCATGGCCGAGGTCGCCGAGTTCTACTCACTCGACCTCCTCCATGTCCACTACGCCATTCCCCATTCCGTCTCCGCCTACCTCGCCCGCCAGATGCTCGCCGCCCGCGGCGTTCACCTCCCCTTCGTCACCACCCTCCACGGCACCGACATCACCCTCGTCGGCCTCGATCCCTCCTACCTCCCGATCACAAAATTCGGCATCGAGGAGTCCGACGGCGTCACCAGCATCTCCGCCCATCTCCGCGACCGCACCTACGAAGCCTTCGGCATCCACCAGCACATCGAGGTCATCCGCAACTTCGTCAACTGCGACGTCTACGTCCGCGACCCAGAAAAAGTAGCCCACATGCGCCCCCGCTACGCCGCCGAAAACGAGCGCCTCTTAGTTCACCTCTCCAATTTCCGGCCGGTAAAGCGCGTAGCCGACGTCGTCGAAGTCTTTGCCCGTGTAGCGAAGGAGATCCCCTCCCGCCTCATGCTCATCGGCGACGGCCCCGACCGCTCCATCGCCGAGCACCTCGCGCGCAAGTACGGCGTCCAGGACCGCACCCACTTCCTCGGCAAGCAGGACAACGTCAACGAGCTACTCCCCCTCGCGGACCTGATGCTCATGCCCTCCGAGATGGAGTCCTTTGGCCTCGCCGCCCTCGAAGCCATGGCCTGCCGCGTCCCCGCCATCGCCACCCGCGTAGGAGGAGTCCCCGAGCTCATCGAAGATGGCGTCAACGGCCTCCTATTCTCCGTCGGCGACGTCGAATCCATGGCAGCTGCCGCCATCGCCCTCTTCCAAAACCCCTCACGCCTTGGACAGATGGCTGAAGCAGCCCGCCGAACTGCCCAGAAGCACTTCTGCGCCTCGAGCATCGTCACCCTCTACGAGCAGTTCTACGAAAAAATCATCGCCGAATCCCGCCACTAG